The Brachyspira sp. SAP_772 genome includes the window CATAGCAACATTTGCTCTTGTTTCTATAGTTTCCTTTCTATGTGTTTGATGATTAGGTATATCAGAAATATGGCAAGCTAAAGATATTGAAGGATAAATTAAAGAAGCTCCATATTGTATAGCAAGTCTTTCTATAGCATCAGTATCATCACTTGTCCAAACCTGAGGCATATAATAAAGCATACCAGCATCACATCTTCCGCCGCCACCTGCACAGCTTTCAAATAATATATTAGGAAATGCATTAACAATATTTTCTAATACACTGTAAAGACCTAACATATAGCTATGAGATTGTTCCTTTTGCTTTTCAGGTTTTAGATAAGATGAACCTAAATTTGTAATATTTCTATTCATATCCCATTTAACATAAGAAATATTATTTTTTGAT containing:
- a CDS encoding alpha-galactosidase is translated as AIQVKGRKIETSRYQYVLDLSNPEVCGYIINFMTDILSKNNISYVKWDMNRNITNLGSSYLKPEKQKEQSHSYMLGLYSVLENIVNAFPNILFESCAGGGGRCDAGMLYYMPQVWTSDDTDAIERLAIQYGASLIYPSISLACHISDIPNHQTHRKETIETRANVAMWGNLGLELNLNKISEEDKKNISEKLEVYKSIRSTVQFGSL